A window of Polyodon spathula isolate WHYD16114869_AA chromosome 22, ASM1765450v1, whole genome shotgun sequence contains these coding sequences:
- the LOC121297378 gene encoding vacuolar protein sorting-associated protein 29-like isoform X1, with the protein MAGHRLVLVLGDLHIPHRCNTLPAKFKKLLVPGKIQHILCTGNLCTKESYDYLKTLAGDVHIVRGDFDENLNYPEQKVVTVGQFKMGLIHGHQVIPWGDLASLALLQRQLDVDILISGHTHKFEAFESENKFYINPGSATGAYNALESNIIPSFVLMDIQASTVVTYVYQLIGDDVKVERIEYKKL; encoded by the exons ATG GCTGGCCACAGA CTGGTACTGGTGCTTGGAGATCTTCACATCCCCCATCGATGCAACACTCTGCCAGCCAAGTTCAAGAAGCTGCTGGTCCCAGGGAAGATCCAGCACATCCTCTGTACTGGTAATCTCTGCACTAAGGAGAGCTATGACTATCTCAAGACGTTGGCCGGGGACGTCCACATTGTCAGAGGAGACTTTGACGAG AACTTGAACTACCCAGAGCAGAAGGTGGTGACGGTGGGCCAGTTTAAGATGGGCCTGATTCACGGGCACCAGGTTATTCCTTGGGGAGACCTAGCCAGCCTGGCTCTATTACAGAGGCAGCTGGATGTGGACATTCTTATTTCCGGACACACCCACAAATTCGAGGCCTTTGAAAGCGAGAACAAATTCTACATCAACCCAGGATCTGCCACAGGGGCTTACAATGCGCTGGAAAG CAACATCATCCCATCATTTGTACTGATGGATATCCAGGCGTCAACTGTTGTAACGTATGTCTACCAGCTCATTGGGGATGATGTCAAAGTGGAAAGAATCGAGTACAAGAAGCTCTAA
- the LOC121297407 gene encoding uncharacterized protein LOC121297407, whose protein sequence is MCIEGLALVVSDHTATIKNQETLHSKAMQLSSTPQLKTVHIPKSMRAAPFLQHPDLTTGQKRYLCSIANVYSTEHLRTQIRRQYLNMLQHCMQTGSIMSCENSNSSAKVLLHQQTLSQVGKRTEPLRNSKLIPGGHRQTHTGNIILPSIIDGGHRVQSSVPASNQRRTSKAKTKIGTQRKCLTGTKVKLDRVRKEQKHEEESLVQTISSLSIEEEQGKSDSLSAEFYNYKSTKPH, encoded by the exons ACCACACAGCTACAATCAAGAACCAAGAGACATTGCATTCTAAAGCCATGCAGCTGTCCAGCACACCCCAACTGAAAACTGTACACATTCCCAAGTCAATGAGGGCTGCCCCCTTTCTGCAG CACCCGGACTTGACTACAGGACAGAAGAGGTATCTGTGCAGCATTGCCAATGTCTACAGCACAGAACACTTGCGCACACAGATAAGGAGGCAGTATCTGAACATGCTGCAGCACTGCATGCAAACAG GCTCCATCATGTCATGTGAAAATTCAAACTCCAGTGCCAAAGTGCTGCTCCACCAGCAGACCCTGTCCCAAGTGGGCAAGAGGACTGAACCTCTCCGAAATAGCAAGCTCATACCAGGGGGTCACAGACAAACCCACACTGGGAACATTATTCTCCCCAGCATAATAGATGGAGGACACAG GGTGCAGTCCAGCGTGCCAGCCTCCAACCAGAGAAGAACCAGCAAAGCAAAGACAAAGATAGGGACACAAAGGAAGTGTCTGACAG GTACCAAGGTTAAACTTGACCGTGTAAGAAAGGAACAAAAGCACGAAGAGGAGTCGTTGGTGCAAACCATAAGCTCTTTATCTATTGAAGAGGAGCAGGGAAAATCTGACAGCCTGTCAGCGGAATTCTACAATTACAAATCAACAAAGCCACATTAA
- the LOC121297378 gene encoding vacuolar protein sorting-associated protein 29-like isoform X2, whose amino-acid sequence MAGHRLVLVLGDLHIPHRCNTLPAKFKKLLVPGKIQHILCTGNLCTKESYDYLKTLAGDVHIVRGDFDENLNYPEQKVVTVGQFKMGLIHGHQVIPWGDLASLALLQRQLDVDILISGHTHKFEAFESENKFYINPGSATGAYNALESNIIPSFVLMDIQASTVVTYVYQLIGDDVKVERIEYKKL is encoded by the exons atG GCTGGCCACAGA CTGGTACTGGTGCTTGGAGATCTTCACATCCCCCATCGATGCAACACTCTGCCAGCCAAGTTCAAGAAGCTGCTGGTCCCAGGGAAGATCCAGCACATCCTCTGTACTGGTAATCTCTGCACTAAGGAGAGCTATGACTATCTCAAGACGTTGGCCGGGGACGTCCACATTGTCAGAGGAGACTTTGACGAG AACTTGAACTACCCAGAGCAGAAGGTGGTGACGGTGGGCCAGTTTAAGATGGGCCTGATTCACGGGCACCAGGTTATTCCTTGGGGAGACCTAGCCAGCCTGGCTCTATTACAGAGGCAGCTGGATGTGGACATTCTTATTTCCGGACACACCCACAAATTCGAGGCCTTTGAAAGCGAGAACAAATTCTACATCAACCCAGGATCTGCCACAGGGGCTTACAATGCGCTGGAAAG CAACATCATCCCATCATTTGTACTGATGGATATCCAGGCGTCAACTGTTGTAACGTATGTCTACCAGCTCATTGGGGATGATGTCAAAGTGGAAAGAATCGAGTACAAGAAGCTCTAA
- the LOC121297378 gene encoding vacuolar protein sorting-associated protein 29-like isoform X3: MLVLVLGDLHIPHRCNTLPAKFKKLLVPGKIQHILCTGNLCTKESYDYLKTLAGDVHIVRGDFDENLNYPEQKVVTVGQFKMGLIHGHQVIPWGDLASLALLQRQLDVDILISGHTHKFEAFESENKFYINPGSATGAYNALESNIIPSFVLMDIQASTVVTYVYQLIGDDVKVERIEYKKL; the protein is encoded by the exons ATG CTGGTACTGGTGCTTGGAGATCTTCACATCCCCCATCGATGCAACACTCTGCCAGCCAAGTTCAAGAAGCTGCTGGTCCCAGGGAAGATCCAGCACATCCTCTGTACTGGTAATCTCTGCACTAAGGAGAGCTATGACTATCTCAAGACGTTGGCCGGGGACGTCCACATTGTCAGAGGAGACTTTGACGAG AACTTGAACTACCCAGAGCAGAAGGTGGTGACGGTGGGCCAGTTTAAGATGGGCCTGATTCACGGGCACCAGGTTATTCCTTGGGGAGACCTAGCCAGCCTGGCTCTATTACAGAGGCAGCTGGATGTGGACATTCTTATTTCCGGACACACCCACAAATTCGAGGCCTTTGAAAGCGAGAACAAATTCTACATCAACCCAGGATCTGCCACAGGGGCTTACAATGCGCTGGAAAG CAACATCATCCCATCATTTGTACTGATGGATATCCAGGCGTCAACTGTTGTAACGTATGTCTACCAGCTCATTGGGGATGATGTCAAAGTGGAAAGAATCGAGTACAAGAAGCTCTAA